A genomic stretch from Bradyrhizobium quebecense includes:
- the cyoA gene encoding ubiquinol oxidase subunit II — protein sequence MRALKLLALLPFAALLGGCDFVVLAPAGDVAIQQRDLVVISTVLMLIIVLPVMALTIFFAWRYRQSNTAAPYEPEWDHSTQLELVIWSAPLLIIICLGALTWMGTHLLDPYRSLGRIAADKPIESKDAPLNVEVVALDWKWLFIYPDYGVAAVNELAAPVDRPIRFRITASSVMNSFYIPALAGQIYAMPGMETKLHAVANKAGTFRGFSANYSGAGFSGMHFEFKSLSSADFDKWIGTARTSGNMLGRTDYLQLERPSQNDPVRLYRSVDRDLYKAILNMCVEPGKMCMSEMMAIDAKGGLGREGLNNTLPLTYDKYARRGAPLGASPTFVAGICAMDEIKDAPSRDVLAPLDLTPLRGVGLKRPPFSPAHPSSTSLLLGQRPKSDS from the coding sequence GTGCGCGCCTTGAAATTATTGGCCTTATTGCCGTTCGCGGCGCTCCTTGGCGGGTGCGATTTCGTCGTCCTGGCCCCTGCCGGCGACGTCGCCATCCAGCAGCGCGACCTCGTCGTGATCTCCACCGTCCTGATGCTCATCATCGTGCTTCCGGTGATGGCGCTGACCATCTTCTTCGCCTGGCGCTACCGCCAGTCCAATACCGCGGCCCCCTACGAGCCGGAGTGGGATCACTCCACCCAGCTCGAGCTCGTGATCTGGTCGGCGCCGCTCCTGATCATCATCTGCCTGGGTGCGCTGACCTGGATGGGCACCCATCTGCTCGATCCCTACCGCTCGCTCGGCCGCATCGCCGCCGACAAGCCGATCGAGAGCAAGGACGCCCCGCTCAATGTCGAGGTGGTCGCGCTCGACTGGAAGTGGTTGTTCATCTACCCGGACTACGGCGTCGCCGCCGTCAACGAGCTCGCAGCTCCCGTCGACCGCCCGATCCGCTTCCGCATCACGGCGTCTTCCGTGATGAACTCGTTCTACATCCCCGCGCTTGCCGGCCAGATCTACGCCATGCCCGGCATGGAGACCAAGCTGCACGCGGTCGCCAACAAGGCCGGCACCTTCCGCGGCTTCTCCGCCAATTACAGCGGCGCCGGTTTCTCCGGCATGCACTTCGAGTTCAAGAGCCTGTCGAGCGCCGATTTCGACAAGTGGATCGGCACCGCCAGGACCAGCGGCAACATGCTCGGCCGCACCGACTATCTGCAGCTCGAGCGTCCGAGCCAGAACGATCCGGTCCGGCTCTATCGCTCGGTCGATCGCGATCTCTACAAGGCGATCCTCAATATGTGCGTCGAGCCCGGCAAGATGTGCATGAGCGAGATGATGGCGATCGACGCCAAGGGCGGCCTCGGCCGCGAAGGCCTCAACAACACGCTGCCGCTCACTTACGACAAATACGCCCGCCGCGGCGCGCCGCTCGGCGCCTCACCGACTTTCGTCGCCGGCATCTGCGCGATGGACGAGATCAAGGACGCGCCGTCGCGCGACGTTCTCGCGCCGCTCGACCTGACGCCGCTGCGTGGCGTCGGGCTGAAGCGCCCGCCGTTCTCTCCCGCTCATCCGTCATCGACATCCTTGCTGCTCGGCCAGCGCCCAAAATCAGACTCCTGA
- the cyoB gene encoding cytochrome o ubiquinol oxidase subunit I has product MNPDLIKMIFGRLNLDALPLHEPILVGTFAVVATGGLALFAIVTYFRLWGYLWREWFTTVDHKRIGIMYMILGIVMLLRGFADALMMRLQQAIAFNGSDGYLPAHHYDQVFTAHGVIMIFFVAMPLVTGLMNYVVPLQIGARDVSFPFLNNFSFWMTVGGAVLVMMSLFVGEFARTGWLAYPPLSNIGYSPDVGVDYYIWGLQVAGVGTTLSGINLVCTIVKLRAPGMTMMKMPVFTWTSLCTNVLIVASFPVLTAVLALLSLDRYVGTNFFTNNFGGNPMMYVNLIWIWGHPEVYILVLPAFGIFSEVTATFSGKRLFGYTSMVYATVVITILSYLVWLHHFFTMGSGASVNSFFGITTMIISIPTGAKMFNWLFTMYRGRIRFELPMMWTVAFMLTFVIGGMTGVLLAVPPADFVLHNSLFLIAHFHNVIIGGVLFGLFAGINYWFPKAFGFRLDPFWGKLSFWFWVSGFYFAFMPLYVLGLMGVTRRLRVFDDPSLQIWFVIAAFGAFLILLGIGAMLMQFAVSILRREQLKDTTGDPWDARTLEWATSSPPPDYNFAFTPVVYDNDAWWDMKRRGYRRPLTGFKPIHMPSNTGTGVILAALATVMGFGLIWYIWWLAAVSFVALLAVAIGHTFNYHRDFHIPADEVVRTEDARTRVLAAGAQT; this is encoded by the coding sequence ATGAATCCCGATCTCATCAAGATGATCTTCGGCCGCCTCAATCTGGACGCGCTGCCGCTGCACGAGCCGATCCTGGTCGGCACCTTCGCGGTGGTCGCGACCGGCGGGCTGGCGCTGTTCGCCATTGTCACCTACTTCCGGCTCTGGGGCTATCTGTGGCGCGAATGGTTCACCACCGTGGACCACAAGCGCATCGGCATCATGTACATGATCCTCGGCATCGTGATGCTGCTGCGCGGCTTCGCGGACGCGCTGATGATGCGCCTGCAGCAGGCGATCGCCTTCAACGGCTCCGACGGCTACCTCCCGGCCCATCACTACGACCAGGTCTTCACCGCGCACGGCGTGATCATGATCTTCTTCGTGGCGATGCCGCTGGTCACGGGTCTGATGAACTACGTGGTGCCGCTGCAGATCGGCGCCCGCGACGTCTCCTTCCCCTTCCTCAACAATTTCAGCTTCTGGATGACGGTCGGCGGCGCCGTGCTGGTGATGATGTCGCTGTTCGTCGGCGAATTCGCCCGCACCGGCTGGCTGGCCTACCCGCCGCTGTCGAACATCGGCTACAGTCCTGACGTCGGCGTCGATTATTACATATGGGGACTACAGGTCGCCGGCGTCGGCACCACGCTATCGGGCATCAACCTGGTCTGTACCATCGTCAAGCTGCGCGCACCGGGCATGACGATGATGAAGATGCCGGTGTTCACCTGGACCTCGCTCTGCACCAACGTCCTGATCGTCGCCTCCTTCCCGGTCCTCACGGCCGTGCTGGCGCTGCTGTCGCTCGACCGTTACGTCGGCACCAACTTCTTCACGAACAACTTCGGCGGCAACCCGATGATGTACGTGAACCTGATCTGGATCTGGGGCCACCCAGAGGTCTACATCCTGGTGCTGCCGGCGTTCGGCATCTTCTCGGAGGTGACCGCGACGTTCTCCGGCAAGCGGCTGTTCGGCTACACCTCGATGGTCTACGCCACGGTCGTCATCACGATCCTGTCCTATCTGGTCTGGCTGCACCACTTCTTCACGATGGGCTCCGGCGCCAGCGTCAACTCGTTCTTCGGCATCACCACCATGATCATCTCGATCCCGACGGGCGCGAAGATGTTCAACTGGCTGTTCACGATGTATCGCGGCCGCATTCGCTTCGAGCTGCCGATGATGTGGACGGTGGCGTTCATGCTGACCTTCGTGATCGGCGGAATGACCGGCGTGCTGCTCGCGGTGCCGCCGGCCGATTTCGTGCTGCATAACAGCCTGTTCCTGATCGCGCATTTCCACAACGTGATCATCGGCGGCGTGTTGTTCGGCCTGTTCGCCGGCATCAACTACTGGTTCCCGAAGGCATTCGGCTTCAGGCTCGATCCGTTCTGGGGCAAGCTGTCGTTCTGGTTCTGGGTCTCGGGTTTCTACTTCGCCTTCATGCCGCTCTATGTGCTCGGCCTGATGGGCGTGACCCGCCGGCTCCGCGTGTTCGACGATCCGTCCCTGCAGATCTGGTTTGTCATCGCCGCTTTCGGCGCCTTCCTGATCCTGCTCGGCATCGGCGCGATGCTGATGCAGTTCGCGGTCAGTATCCTGCGCCGCGAGCAGCTGAAGGACACCACCGGCGATCCCTGGGACGCGCGCACGCTGGAATGGGCGACCTCCTCGCCACCGCCGGACTACAACTTCGCCTTTACCCCGGTGGTTTACGACAACGATGCCTGGTGGGACATGAAGCGCCGCGGCTACAGGCGGCCGCTGACCGGCTTCAAGCCGATCCACATGCCGTCCAACACCGGCACCGGCGTCATCCTCGCTGCCCTCGCGACGGTGATGGGATTCGGCCTGATCTGGTACATCTGGTGGCTTGCCGCCGTCAGCTTCGTTGCGCTGCTCGCGGTCGCGATCGGCCACACTTTCAACTATCACCGCGACTTCCACATCCCGGCGGATGAGGTGGTGCGGACCGAAGACGCGCGTACGCGCGTTCTCGCCGCAGGAGCCCAGACATGA
- the cyoC gene encoding cytochrome o ubiquinol oxidase subunit III: MTVATVSTQSSEPVFHVLDEHAHPEGASTMLGFWIYLMSDCLIFAMLFATYGVLGGNYAAGPAPKDLFDLKLVALNTTMLLLSSITYGFAMLTMEKSRIDATQAWLAITGLFGLAFLGIELTEFAHMIHEGATPQRSAFLSSFFTLVGTHGLHVTFGLVWLVTLMVQTARFGLTEANRRRLMCLSMFWHFLDVVWIGVFTFVYLLGMLR; encoded by the coding sequence ATGACCGTTGCTACCGTCTCCACACAAAGTTCCGAACCGGTCTTTCACGTCCTCGACGAGCACGCGCATCCGGAAGGCGCCAGCACCATGCTGGGCTTCTGGATCTACCTGATGAGCGACTGCCTCATCTTCGCGATGCTGTTCGCGACCTACGGCGTGCTCGGCGGCAACTATGCCGCCGGCCCGGCGCCGAAGGACCTGTTCGACCTCAAGCTGGTCGCGCTCAACACCACGATGCTGCTGCTCTCCTCGATCACCTATGGTTTTGCCATGCTGACGATGGAGAAATCGAGGATCGACGCGACGCAGGCCTGGCTCGCGATCACCGGGCTGTTCGGCCTCGCCTTCCTCGGCATCGAGCTCACCGAGTTCGCGCACATGATCCATGAAGGGGCGACGCCGCAGCGCAGCGCCTTCCTGTCGTCGTTCTTCACGCTGGTCGGCACCCACGGCCTGCACGTCACCTTCGGCCTGGTCTGGCTGGTGACGCTGATGGTGCAGACCGCGCGCTTCGGCCTCACCGAGGCCAACCGGCGCCGGCTGATGTGCCTTTCCATGTTCTGGCACTTCCTCGACGTGGTCTGGATCGGCGTCTTCACCTTCGTCTATCTCCTGGGAATGCTGCGATGA
- the cyoD gene encoding cytochrome o ubiquinol oxidase subunit IV, with the protein MTTEARTLEANAGGHGHDDHGGAAHHGAAHGSLKSYLIGFGLSVVLTAVPFWLVMTGAIADKAVTALIVLVLAAVQIVVHMIYFLHMNTRSENGWTMMAMIFTVIMVVIALTGSLWVMHHLNVNMMPIHDMSQMP; encoded by the coding sequence ATGACAACAGAAGCCCGCACTCTCGAAGCCAATGCCGGCGGTCACGGCCATGATGACCATGGCGGCGCGGCCCATCACGGGGCTGCACACGGCTCGCTGAAGAGCTATCTGATCGGCTTCGGCCTCTCCGTCGTCCTCACCGCGGTGCCGTTCTGGCTGGTGATGACCGGCGCCATCGCCGACAAGGCGGTCACCGCGCTGATCGTGCTGGTGCTGGCGGCGGTGCAGATCGTGGTCCACATGATCTACTTCCTGCACATGAACACGCGGTCCGAGAACGGCTGGACCATGATGGCGATGATCTTCACCGTGATCATGGTGGTGATCGCGCTGACCGGCTCGCTGTGGGTCATGCATCATCTCAACGTCAACATGATGCCGATCCACGACATGAGCCAGATGCCGTGA
- a CDS encoding SURF1 family protein — MRSARPSLALLTLGMLGVVLLSALGIWQIERRTWKLALIERVEQRMHAAPTAPPPPSSWPAVTAASDEYRRVTVRGTFLNADETLVQAVTTDGPGFWVLTPLQMADGTTVLVNRGFVPPDRRDPATRRDGIPQGVLSVTGLLRMSEPKGGFLRNNDPAAGRWYSRDVAAIAALHGLSQVAPFFIDADATPNPGGTPIGGLTIVRFPNNHLIYALTWFALAFMLAGALLRVISGRGRAGAFDPRWGSRRAA, encoded by the coding sequence ATGCGGTCTGCCAGACCATCGCTTGCGCTGCTCACGCTCGGCATGCTGGGCGTGGTGCTGCTGAGCGCGCTCGGTATCTGGCAGATCGAACGCAGGACCTGGAAGCTGGCGCTGATCGAACGGGTCGAACAGCGCATGCATGCGGCGCCGACAGCGCCGCCGCCCCCCTCGTCATGGCCGGCGGTTACGGCCGCAAGCGACGAATATCGCCGCGTCACCGTGCGCGGCACCTTCCTCAACGCCGACGAGACGCTGGTGCAGGCCGTCACCACGGACGGCCCTGGCTTCTGGGTGCTGACCCCGCTGCAAATGGCTGACGGAACCACGGTGCTGGTCAATCGCGGCTTCGTTCCGCCTGATCGGCGCGATCCCGCGACGCGGCGCGACGGCATCCCGCAGGGCGTGCTCAGCGTGACCGGGCTGCTGCGGATGTCGGAACCCAAGGGCGGTTTCCTGCGCAACAATGACCCCGCGGCGGGCCGCTGGTATTCGCGCGACGTCGCCGCGATCGCCGCCTTGCACGGGTTGTCGCAGGTAGCCCCCTTCTTCATCGACGCCGATGCGACGCCCAATCCGGGCGGCACCCCCATCGGCGGGCTCACGATCGTGCGGTTTCCGAACAACCACCTGATTTACGCGCTGACATGGTTCGCGCTGGCCTTTATGCTGGCCGGCGCGCTCCTGCGCGTCATCAGCGGCAGGGGCCGCGCTGGCGCCTTCGACCCAAGGTGGGGCTCAAGGCGCGCCGCCTGA
- a CDS encoding ATP-binding protein — MPSAVRAAAGMPFDLAAPADLATNRKNMALLVQLRWIAVIGQIATIGFVQFWMDVALPLLPMAAVIFGLVALNLVSLLWLRYRADINNRELLVALALDVAALTALLYLSGGATNPFTSLYLLQVTLGAVLLDAPSTWSLVALVCMNFAWLTSYYRPLELPQGFAEAFNLYIAGTFIGLVLDAVLLVVFMTRINRNLRDRDLRLAALRQHAAEQDHIVQMGLLASGAAHELGTPLASLSVILGDWRRMPALASDPELSQDLGEMEISVQRCKSIVTGILLSAGEARGEGSSPTTVAAFLTALVEEWRTTRPSATLYFRNAFGADLAIVSDIALKQAIFNVLDNAAEVSRDWIELMAERNADKLVLSVTDRGPGFSREMLAHVGKPYQSTKGSSGSGLGLFLVVNVVRKLGGVVTARNRPDIGAAVRLELPLSTLAIGDHLDG; from the coding sequence ATGCCGTCCGCCGTGCGCGCGGCTGCCGGCATGCCGTTCGATCTCGCAGCACCCGCCGACCTCGCGACCAATCGCAAGAACATGGCGCTGCTGGTCCAGTTGCGCTGGATCGCCGTGATCGGGCAGATCGCCACCATCGGCTTCGTGCAGTTCTGGATGGACGTCGCGCTGCCGCTGCTGCCGATGGCCGCCGTGATCTTCGGGCTCGTCGCGCTCAACCTCGTCAGCCTGCTGTGGCTGCGCTACCGCGCCGACATCAACAACCGCGAGCTGCTGGTCGCGCTGGCGCTCGACGTTGCGGCGCTGACCGCCCTGCTCTATCTCAGCGGCGGCGCCACCAATCCCTTCACGTCGCTCTATCTGCTGCAGGTGACGCTCGGCGCGGTGCTGCTCGATGCACCCTCGACCTGGTCGCTGGTGGCGCTGGTCTGCATGAACTTCGCCTGGCTGACCAGCTACTATCGGCCGCTGGAGCTGCCGCAGGGCTTTGCCGAAGCCTTCAATCTCTATATCGCCGGCACGTTCATCGGCCTCGTGCTCGACGCCGTGCTGCTCGTGGTGTTCATGACCCGGATCAACCGCAACCTGCGCGACCGCGACCTCCGCCTCGCGGCGCTGCGCCAGCACGCGGCCGAGCAGGACCACATCGTACAGATGGGCCTTCTGGCCTCCGGCGCCGCGCATGAGCTCGGCACGCCGCTCGCCTCGCTGTCGGTCATCCTGGGCGATTGGCGCCGGATGCCGGCGCTCGCCTCCGATCCCGAGCTGTCGCAGGACCTCGGCGAGATGGAGATCTCGGTGCAGCGCTGCAAGTCGATCGTCACCGGCATCCTGCTGTCGGCCGGCGAAGCCCGCGGCGAAGGCTCCTCGCCGACCACGGTCGCGGCGTTCCTGACCGCGCTGGTGGAGGAATGGCGGACGACGCGGCCGTCGGCGACGCTGTATTTCCGCAACGCTTTCGGCGCCGATCTGGCGATCGTCTCCGACATCGCGCTCAAGCAGGCGATCTTCAACGTGCTCGACAATGCTGCCGAGGTCTCGCGTGACTGGATCGAGCTGATGGCCGAACGCAATGCCGACAAGCTTGTGCTGTCGGTGACCGATCGCGGTCCGGGCTTCTCGCGCGAGATGCTGGCGCATGTCGGCAAGCCGTATCAGTCGACCAAGGGCAGCTCCGGCAGCGGCCTCGGCCTGTTCCTGGTCGTCAATGTCGTGCGCAAGCTGGGCGGCGTGGTGACGGCGCGCAACCGGCCGGATATCGGCGCCGCGGTCAGGCTCGAGCTGCCGCTCTCGACGCTTGCGATCGGAGACCATCTTGACGGATGA
- a CDS encoding response regulator transcription factor, with protein sequence MTDERQLLIVEDDSGFARTLKRSFERRGYGVAVSASLDEVRELLEQQSPGYAVVDLKLAGGASGLACVEALHAHDPDMLIVVLTGFASIATAVEAIKLGACHYLAKPSNTDDIEAAFLKAQGNAAIEVGARPTSIKTLEWERIHQTLMETDFNISEAARRLGMHRRTLARKLEKQRVK encoded by the coding sequence TTGACGGATGAACGCCAGCTCCTGATCGTCGAGGACGATTCAGGCTTTGCCCGCACGCTGAAGCGCTCGTTCGAGCGCCGCGGCTACGGCGTCGCGGTGTCGGCCTCGCTCGACGAGGTCCGCGAGCTGCTCGAGCAGCAATCGCCCGGCTATGCCGTCGTCGACCTGAAGCTCGCCGGCGGCGCATCGGGCCTTGCCTGCGTCGAAGCGCTGCACGCGCATGACCCGGATATGCTGATCGTGGTGCTGACCGGGTTCGCCAGCATCGCGACCGCGGTCGAGGCGATCAAGCTCGGCGCCTGCCACTATCTGGCCAAGCCGTCGAACACCGACGACATCGAGGCCGCGTTCCTTAAAGCGCAAGGCAACGCCGCCATCGAGGTCGGCGCGCGGCCGACCTCGATCAAGACGCTGGAATGGGAGCGCATTCACCAGACCCTGATGGAGACGGATTTCAACATCTCCGAAGCCGCGCGCCGCCTCGGCATGCACCGCCGTACCCTGGCCCGCAAGCTCGAGAAGCAGCGGGTGAAGTAA
- a CDS encoding nuclear transport factor 2 family protein encodes MTSNVEATRKGYEAFQRGDIPALMRDLIDDDCTWITPGPRDKLPWAGTFRGKQQIANFFVQVGENLEFSEFAPREMIEQGDTVVVLGTLTARAKRTGKTVKNEWAHVFKYRGGKAVYFQEYIDTAADVAAMS; translated from the coding sequence ATGACATCCAATGTTGAGGCAACCAGGAAGGGTTATGAGGCGTTTCAACGCGGTGACATTCCGGCGCTCATGAGAGATCTGATCGATGACGACTGCACGTGGATAACCCCAGGTCCCCGGGACAAATTGCCTTGGGCTGGGACCTTTAGAGGAAAGCAGCAGATTGCAAACTTCTTCGTCCAGGTCGGCGAGAATCTGGAATTCAGCGAGTTTGCACCGCGTGAGATGATTGAGCAGGGCGACACTGTCGTGGTCTTGGGCACGCTCACGGCGCGGGCAAAGAGAACAGGGAAGACCGTCAAGAACGAATGGGCCCATGTTTTCAAGTACCGCGGAGGAAAGGCGGTCTATTTTCAGGAGTACATCGACACTGCGGCGGATGTCGCCGCGATGTCGTAA
- a CDS encoding MFS transporter: protein MLAGRSLGRGYDWLWTAFAVSTFGTWIAFDAFPLLAILVLHARPEAVSALAAVGLLAGAAVAVPLGPWIEFRRKRPVMIAMDLIRFAATISVPIAFVLGRLTFVQLVVVAVIMAAADIAFRAASGACLKALVKPDDLMIANGRLEATTWTATAIGPPLGGAAIGVFGPVVTVIANALSFLLSALAIRRIGGSEPAPAQRQAQGFRAAGLIEGWRAILAHPVLRLLFFNTVLVNGLIMATAPLLAVLMLRDLGFAPWQYGLAFGAPCIGGLIGARLAPALAARFGQHNVLLAAGTLRACWSLGLAFVPNGAAGIAVVFALQFGLVTCAGIFNPVFAAYRLAQIEIERTARVLSAWTITSSATIAVLTALWGLLAGFAGVRTAIALSGLLLLTTALLLPRRALRAWEGAGSRS, encoded by the coding sequence ATGCTTGCAGGACGGTCGCTGGGGCGCGGTTACGACTGGCTGTGGACCGCGTTCGCGGTCTCGACGTTCGGCACCTGGATCGCCTTCGACGCGTTCCCGCTGCTCGCGATCCTGGTGCTGCATGCAAGGCCGGAGGCGGTCTCGGCGCTTGCGGCCGTGGGGCTGCTGGCCGGGGCCGCGGTGGCGGTGCCGCTCGGGCCCTGGATCGAATTCCGCCGCAAGCGGCCGGTGATGATCGCAATGGATCTGATCCGCTTCGCGGCGACGATCAGCGTTCCCATCGCGTTCGTGCTGGGACGGTTGACCTTCGTCCAGCTCGTCGTCGTCGCCGTCATCATGGCCGCCGCGGACATCGCGTTCCGTGCGGCGAGCGGCGCCTGCCTGAAGGCGCTGGTCAAACCGGACGATCTGATGATCGCGAACGGGCGGCTCGAAGCCACGACCTGGACCGCGACCGCGATCGGGCCGCCGCTTGGCGGCGCGGCAATCGGAGTGTTCGGCCCGGTGGTGACCGTGATCGCCAACGCGCTCAGCTTTCTGCTCTCGGCGCTGGCCATCCGGCGGATCGGCGGAAGCGAGCCTGCGCCCGCCCAGCGGCAGGCCCAGGGATTTCGCGCGGCCGGACTGATCGAGGGATGGCGGGCGATCCTCGCGCATCCCGTGCTCCGCCTGCTGTTCTTCAACACCGTGCTGGTCAACGGCCTGATCATGGCGACAGCGCCGCTGCTTGCGGTGCTGATGCTGCGCGATCTCGGCTTTGCGCCCTGGCAGTACGGACTCGCATTCGGGGCGCCCTGTATCGGCGGCCTGATCGGCGCGCGGCTCGCGCCAGCGCTGGCCGCGCGCTTCGGGCAGCACAATGTGTTGCTCGCGGCCGGCACGCTCCGTGCCTGCTGGTCGCTCGGCCTCGCCTTCGTGCCGAACGGTGCCGCGGGTATCGCCGTCGTCTTTGCGCTTCAGTTCGGTCTCGTCACCTGTGCCGGCATCTTCAATCCGGTGTTTGCGGCCTATCGTCTGGCCCAGATCGAGATCGAGCGGACCGCGCGCGTGCTCTCGGCCTGGACCATCACCAGCAGTGCAACCATCGCGGTGCTGACGGCGCTCTGGGGCCTGCTGGCGGGCTTCGCCGGTGTCCGGACGGCGATCGCGCTCAGCGGCCTGCTTCTGCTGACCACGGCGTTATTGCTGCCACGTCGCGCGCTGAGAGCGTGGGAGGGGGCAGGCTCTCGATCGTGA
- a CDS encoding CarD family transcriptional regulator, whose amino-acid sequence MPEKTAKTAAKAAAAKPAAAKVAPKTAAVAPKPAAPKAAGPAAAPKVAAKPAAPSRPEEKKVVTQRQGFKANEFVVYPAHGVGQILAIEEQEIAGAKLELFVINFMKDKMTLRVPTAKVANVGMRKLSEPALVKKALETLKGRARVKRTMWSRRAQEYEAKINSGDIVAIAEVVRDLYRSESQPEQSYSERQLYEAALDRLSREIAVVQHSTETEAIKEIEGQLAKSPRRGAKAEAEGEGEGDADGEDADTDGDDTAVEDEAA is encoded by the coding sequence ATGCCAGAAAAGACTGCCAAGACTGCCGCGAAAGCGGCAGCTGCGAAGCCCGCTGCTGCGAAGGTCGCCCCCAAGACTGCTGCTGTTGCGCCGAAGCCGGCCGCCCCGAAGGCTGCCGGCCCCGCCGCTGCTCCGAAGGTTGCCGCCAAGCCGGCCGCTCCGTCCCGCCCGGAAGAGAAGAAGGTCGTGACCCAGCGCCAGGGCTTCAAGGCCAATGAATTCGTCGTCTATCCCGCTCACGGCGTCGGCCAGATCCTGGCGATCGAGGAGCAGGAGATCGCGGGCGCCAAGCTTGAGCTGTTCGTGATCAATTTCATGAAGGACAAGATGACGCTGCGCGTCCCGACGGCGAAGGTCGCCAATGTCGGCATGCGCAAGCTGTCGGAGCCGGCGCTGGTCAAGAAGGCGCTGGAGACGTTGAAGGGCCGCGCCCGCGTCAAGCGCACCATGTGGTCGCGCCGCGCCCAGGAATACGAAGCGAAGATCAATTCGGGCGACATCGTCGCGATCGCCGAGGTGGTCCGCGATCTCTACCGTTCGGAATCGCAGCCCGAGCAGTCCTACTCCGAACGCCAGCTTTATGAAGCGGCGCTCGACCGTCTGTCGCGCGAAATCGCGGTTGTGCAGCACTCGACCGAGACCGAGGCGATCAAGGAGATCGAAGGCCAGCTCGCCAAGAGCCCGCGCCGCGGCGCCAAGGCGGAAGCCGAGGGTGAAGGCGAGGGCGATGCCGACGGTGAGGATGCCGATACCGATGGCGACGATACCGCCGTCGAAGACGAAGCCGCCTAA
- the fdxA gene encoding ferredoxin FdxA, whose protein sequence is MTYVVTEACIKCKYTDCVEVCPVDCFYEGENMLVIHPDECIDCGVCEPECPADAIKPDTEPGLEKWLEVNTEYAKSWPNITQKKDSPEDAKEWEGKEGKFEKYFSPNPGSGD, encoded by the coding sequence ATGACCTACGTCGTCACTGAAGCCTGCATCAAGTGCAAATATACCGACTGCGTCGAGGTCTGCCCCGTCGATTGCTTCTACGAGGGCGAGAACATGCTGGTCATCCATCCTGACGAATGCATCGATTGCGGCGTGTGCGAGCCGGAATGCCCGGCTGACGCCATCAAGCCGGATACCGAGCCGGGGCTGGAGAAGTGGCTCGAGGTGAACACCGAATATGCCAAGAGCTGGCCGAACATTACCCAGAAGAAGGACTCGCCCGAGGACGCCAAGGAGTGGGAAGGCAAGGAAGGCAAGTTCGAGAAATATTTTTCTCCGAATCCGGGCAGCGGCGACTGA
- a CDS encoding RNA-binding S4 domain-containing protein, translated as MDRQRLDKWLWHARLVKARTSAAELVASGHVRINGTREKSPGHAVKAGDVITVALDNSVRVLKVTGFAERRGDASSARVLYEDLQAGNLQAGKE; from the coding sequence TTGGACAGACAGCGGCTCGACAAATGGCTGTGGCACGCGCGCCTGGTGAAGGCCCGCACCAGCGCGGCTGAACTCGTCGCATCAGGTCATGTCCGCATCAACGGCACGCGCGAGAAATCGCCGGGCCATGCGGTGAAGGCGGGCGACGTCATTACCGTCGCGCTCGACAACAGTGTCCGCGTGCTGAAGGTCACGGGCTTTGCCGAGCGGCGCGGCGATGCCAGTTCGGCGCGCGTGCTGTACGAGGATTTGCAGGCCGGCAATTTGCAAGCAGGCAAGGAGTAG